One genomic region from Streptomyces sp. NBC_00582 encodes:
- a CDS encoding IS3 family transposase yields MESMGKKKPRPRRSFTPEFKAEIVELCRRGDRSVGQIAKDFDLTETAVRDWVKQAEVDAGERDGLTSSEREELAALRRENRRLREDVDILKRATAFFAKETR; encoded by the coding sequence ATGGAGAGCATGGGGAAGAAGAAGCCTCGCCCTCGTCGCTCGTTCACGCCGGAGTTCAAGGCGGAGATCGTCGAGCTGTGCCGACGCGGTGACCGCTCGGTCGGTCAGATCGCCAAGGACTTCGATCTGACCGAGACCGCGGTGCGTGACTGGGTGAAGCAGGCCGAGGTCGATGCAGGCGAGCGGGACGGTCTGACCAGCAGCGAACGCGAGGAACTGGCCGCACTGCGGCGGGAGAACCGCCGTCTGCGTGAGGACGTCGACATCCTCAAGCGGGCCACGGCTTTCTTCGCGAAGGAGACCCGGTGA
- a CDS encoding DUF5302 domain-containing protein, translating into MTAEPVPTEGSEPAAPETSPLAPDIDGNYNLKRKFREALARKHGAQADAADVAAKSDASKVRSAHGPAASQRSFRRKSGG; encoded by the coding sequence ATGACCGCAGAGCCCGTACCTACGGAAGGTTCGGAGCCGGCTGCCCCGGAGACGTCCCCTCTGGCGCCGGACATCGACGGCAACTACAACCTCAAGCGGAAGTTCCGTGAAGCCCTGGCGCGCAAGCACGGTGCGCAGGCGGACGCCGCTGATGTTGCCGCCAAGTCCGATGCGTCGAAGGTGCGTTCGGCGCACGGCCCGGCTGCGAGCCAGCGGTCGTTCAGGCGCAAGAGCGGCGGCTGA